In the Clostridium gelidum genome, CGTATTTCTTTTATATCATCAGGTAGCACGCTTTTAGCAAGTTTAATTGCGTTTTCATAAGTTACATTTGTTGGATTTACTTCACATGCATAAGTATAATCTTTTAATATTTCTTTATATTTCTTATTATCTATAGGTGCAATATCTGCATTACTACCAACAAAGCTATCTTCAGTTTCGCAATAGGTACTAGAAGAAGAGGTTGTATTATAATCTAATGTAGATTTATCTACTTCTTTATAGCTCTTATCTATTTTAGTATTATCTTTTTCTTTATCTTCTTCTTGATTTGCTTCAAGAATTTTTTGTGCTTCTGGAGTATTCTGATATTTCTTAGAAGTATCATTTTCAGTATTATTTCTATTTGTTTCTACAGTATTGTTGTTAGCTGCAGTTTTAGGTTTATCTTGTGATTTACATCCAATAGCTGTAATTGATAATATAAATAAGATTATTAATCCAGTAAATTTTAGTTTTTTCACTGTATGTCCTCCTTTTACTATTTTAAAATGAAATTTATTATATTTACAATATGAGTAATAAAGTAGAGACGATGAATTTATATTTTACTTATATTGAATTAGTTGGTAAAAAAATATATACTAGTATAGTACTGCATGTTTAAGTTTAAAGCAAGATAGTGATGATTAATAGTATAGAGGAAGTGTTAGTATAAAAAAGTTTAACACAGTTTTAAGGCGTATTACATTTATATTGTCTATATTAAATATACTTTATTATAGTATTGGGATATTTTATTTATTTAGTGTTGAACAAAGTATTGGATTTTCATATCCATTAAATTATCTATATATTACATTTATACTTATGTTGTATTGTATATATTGCTTTTATAAAAACAATGTATACAAAAAGTATTATGGTAATTTAATTTTTATTTTAAGTTTTATAATAATTTTAACACCATGGGTTTATAACAAATTAACTATAAATAAATTCATTTATGATCAGTATTTTAGCAGTAGGCCTTTTTCTGAAATAATAATTTCGACGCATTTTATAGGAAATATCTATCCTGCATGTTTAATATGTTTATCTACTATAGTAAATTATTTTACTTATAAAAAATATAATGAGTATTAATAAAAAATATTAGTATTCATTATATTTTGTTGTTTATAGGTTATTGAATATATATAAGAAAAATATTGATGAATTAAAATAGCTTGAGAAATCATTAGATTTAGAAATTTAATGATTTTTTTGTGCTCACATATAATATATTGCATCCCAGATGTTATATAAGGAACTATTATGGAGGTAAAACCTTTATAAAAAGCAAATGATATAAATCTAATTTAAATAAAGAAAAGAGTATTGATGAAGTAATAAGTGGTGTTATACTTAGTAAAGAAAAATAAATAAAAATAGTTGGAGGCATAAAATTTTATGAATGAATATCAGTCACAACGTGAAAAGCAGATCATGAAAACCAGTGGTATTGGTATAGTGTCTAATGTTCTGCTTGCTATATTTAAAGGAATAATTGGACTTGCATCAAACTCAGTTGCAATTATATTGGATGCAATCAATAATTTAAGCGATGCATTATCTTCTGTATTAACTATAGTTGGAACAAAACTGGCTGCGAAACCAGCAGATAAGAAACATCCTTATGGATATGGACGGATGGAATATATTACTTCAATAGTAGTTGCAGCCATTGTACTTGCAGCAGGAATAAGTTCTTTTATTTCTTCTGGAGAGAGAATTTTCAATCCAGAAGAAGTTTCTTATTCAAAAGTAACAGTTGTTATTGTATTAGTAGGAATAGTTGTAAAATATCTGCTTGGGCGTTATGTAAAAAAAACTGGAAATAATGTTAATTCCAAAGCTCTTATTGCGTCAGGCGCTGATGCATTATTTGATGCGCTTATTTCTACGGCAACGCTAATTTCTATTCTCATATCAATTATTTTTAATGTAACAATAGATGGATATGTTGGTGTAATTATTGCTGTTGTTATCATAAAATCTGGAATAGAGATGATAATGGATTCTTTAGATGAAATACTTGGTAAGAGGCCAAGCAGTACATTGACTAAATCCATAAAGGAAGACGTTATGAGTCACGATGGTGTAAAAGGGGCTTATGATTTGTTACTTAATAATTATGGACCAGTTAAAATGATTGGTTCAATACATATAGAAGTAGATGAAAATGCAACTGGAAAGCAGATATTTGTACTTACAAAAACAATTCAATCAGCCATAATGAAAAAATATGATACATTTTTGACCATAGGTATTTATATTGTAAACTCGGATGGTGGTATTTCTGAAATGTCTGAAGATATCAAAAAAATAGTAATGTCTTATGAATACTTGTTAGAGATACATGCATTATATATAATGGAAGAAAGAAAGCTTGTGACTTTTGATGTCGTAATAGATCTTACAGCAGATAATGCAGAAGGAATTAGAAGCAATATAGAGAAAGAACTGAAAGAAAAATATAATGATTTTACATTTATGATCACGTATGATACTGATTATAGTGACTAAAATTAATTAAATGAGGAATTATATTTATAATATGTTTTATGGAGGTAATACAATGGATAAGAAATATGTAAAAAAGTCAGTGGAAGAATTAAAAGAAAATTTAACAGAAATACAATATAGAGTAACTAAGGAAAATGCTACAGAAGCACCATTTAATAATGAGTACAATAGCTTTTATGAAAAAGGAATATATGTAGATATAACAACAGGAGAGCCGTTATTTATGTCTTCGTTCAAGTTTGATTCGGGTTGTGGATGGCCTGCCTTTTCAAAGCCTATAACAAGAAAAGTTATTAAAGAAAAAAAAGATGAAAATCATGGTATGGTACGAACAGAGGTAAGAAGTAATATCGGTGATGCCCACTTAGGGCACGTATTTAATGATGGGCCAGAAGAAACAGGAGGGTTAAGATATTGCATTAATTCAGCTGCACTTAAATTTATTCCTATGGATAAAATGAAGGAATTAGGTTATGAAGAATATTTAGATGAACTAGATATTTAAGAGGAAATAATATATATAATTATTTTTAGCAGGTTCCAAACTTTTGACGGTGCAAAATTAATACATTATAATAGTATCTATTAGTGATTAAAGGAGAAGGAGAATATGTTTTTATTTGGTAGAAATAAGTTAAAAGTAAGAAGTGAAGAAGATGAAGATGGAGTTAAGACTTTCGTAAACTACTCTGGAATAAAACAGAAGGATATTTTTAAAGTAAAGGTTTTAAATGAGCTAATTGGGGATGGTTTCTGTTTAGGAATTTTAGATTCTAAGTTATTATCTTTCAAAACCCAAGAAAAATTCCCAATTTCAATTGCAGAAATAATAGAGCACTTAGATTTTACCAGAGTAGCATATAAAAAAATTGAAACAAAGAAAATACCTGAGGTATCTGTCTGTGGAGTAACTATTAAAAAAGGAGCTAAGAAAACCGATAGAGATTACAATGTTGGTTTTGTTATAAATAAAGATAATCTTAAGAGGTTAGATGAGTATGTAAATAAATTAAACTTATATTATTTTATAGATAAAACTGGTCTTGATGAAGAAGCTTTGCTTCAAAAGTTTGAGGAAAATTATGAAGATGTAGATGAGATGAGAAAAGATTTTTACTGCCAGATTTTTAATAATAATTATATTGAGCAATTGGTTGTTTTATCAGGGAGTGAACCAGCTGTAGAAATTAAAGAAATAGTTAATAAATGTTGTTCTGAGTAATAATTATTTATTTTGTTATAATAAATTTATCTTGAATAGAGCTATTAAAGATAATATATATAAAATACGGAATTTATAAGAAACTATATTTTAAATTCTAATTTTAAGGAGGATAATAGTAAATGAAAATTGAAAATGGAATTTATATGCTTGAAATATTATCTGATAGAATGGGAAAAAAACTATAATTTATCCAACATTGATTTTAAATAATGATTCGTTTGAAACTTAAATGTTTAAAAATAAAATCTTGGAATTTTAATAAGAGTTTACGTAAAGTAAGCTCTTATTTTCAGTGAAAATAAACAATATAACAGCAGTGGATATTCTATAGAAGATAAAAATATATTTGAAGTTGTTGTTTAATAAATGGAGTTATTTTAGATATTTAGATACTTAAATCATTATTTTTCGGACTATTTAATAAGGTAAATCTGTAAAAACTTATATGCTTATCAAAAAAAGCTTGAACAATTGAAACAGTTTTTCCAGTAGTAAGTGCACATATAACTGTACCAACACCAATACCGACAGCTTTATGAAGTATAAATAATGAAATTACAGCTGTTGTAGTTAAACAACACAAATCAAAGGTTGTTTTGATATATTTATATGGTTTGTTTAAAATAACTGATAAGTCTCGTGGAAATGTATCAGTAGGTATAATTGGCAGCATGCTATTATTTGATAAGCATATTCCCAATGCTAGTATAAAAAAGCTTATGATAAAATAAACAATATGATAAGCTAAAGAATCTGGTAAGAAACAAATCCATAATTCATGAACATCTATCATTTTCCCAAAAGCAAGTCCCATTAAAAAAGAAAAACTATAACTTAAGTTAAATTTTTTATTTAAAAGCATTAAAGATATTACTAAAATTGTTTGAAAAGTATAATTCCATGTTCCAAAGCTCAAAATAGAAAAAGCTTGGCTAAAGACATAAGGAACAGAAGAAATAGAAGATATACCGAAATTACTTTTTGTCATCAATGCAATACCAAGGCTATTGATAATTACTGCTGTAAATAGTGCCAGCTCTCCGGGAATTCTAATTTTTTTCATAAACAAGCCTTCTTTCATTAGGATAAAAATAACTGTAATTAAATACTCATTAATTATATAAGACATTTTCCATAAATTCTAATGATTTATTTTATAGAAATCCATTCATTTTATGCATGTGTTAATATATAAGAATAAATAATATTTTAGAAGGGATTTGAAAAAATTGAATTTATATCATTTGAGATATTTTGTTACCTTAGCACAATTAGAGCATTATGGAAAAACAGCTGAAAAATTAAAAATAACGCAGCCAGGATTAAGTCATGCTATGGCCTCGTTAGAAGAAGAATTAGGTGTGAGATTATTTGAAAAAGAGGGACGAAATATTATATTAAATAAATATGGAAAAATGTTTTATGATGATGTAAATAAAATCATTAATATGTTAGATGTGAGTGTGAATTCTTTTCAAAACATAAGTGAAGGTGGAGGAACCATAAGTTTAGCTATGATAAAGCCACTTGCCATAAAAGATATTCCAAAAGCAACTCATGATTTTTTAGATATAAATAAAGATAAAGATATAGATTTTAAGTTTGATACAGGAGTGACTAAGGATATTGTAGAAGGATTAAAGAGTGGAATTTATGATGTTGGGTTTTGTTCAAAAATGGAAGATGAAACA is a window encoding:
- a CDS encoding cation diffusion facilitator family transporter codes for the protein MNEYQSQREKQIMKTSGIGIVSNVLLAIFKGIIGLASNSVAIILDAINNLSDALSSVLTIVGTKLAAKPADKKHPYGYGRMEYITSIVVAAIVLAAGISSFISSGERIFNPEEVSYSKVTVVIVLVGIVVKYLLGRYVKKTGNNVNSKALIASGADALFDALISTATLISILISIIFNVTIDGYVGVIIAVVIIKSGIEMIMDSLDEILGKRPSSTLTKSIKEDVMSHDGVKGAYDLLLNNYGPVKMIGSIHIEVDENATGKQIFVLTKTIQSAIMKKYDTFLTIGIYIVNSDGGISEMSEDIKKIVMSYEYLLEIHALYIMEERKLVTFDVVIDLTADNAEGIRSNIEKELKEKYNDFTFMITYDTDYSD
- the msrB gene encoding peptide-methionine (R)-S-oxide reductase MsrB — encoded protein: MDKKYVKKSVEELKENLTEIQYRVTKENATEAPFNNEYNSFYEKGIYVDITTGEPLFMSSFKFDSGCGWPAFSKPITRKVIKEKKDENHGMVRTEVRSNIGDAHLGHVFNDGPEETGGLRYCINSAALKFIPMDKMKELGYEEYLDELDI
- a CDS encoding DUF6198 family protein; this encodes MKKIRIPGELALFTAVIINSLGIALMTKSNFGISSISSVPYVFSQAFSILSFGTWNYTFQTILVISLMLLNKKFNLSYSFSFLMGLAFGKMIDVHELWICFLPDSLAYHIVYFIISFFILALGICLSNNSMLPIIPTDTFPRDLSVILNKPYKYIKTTFDLCCLTTTAVISLFILHKAVGIGVGTVICALTTGKTVSIVQAFFDKHISFYRFTLLNSPKNNDLSI
- a CDS encoding LysR family transcriptional regulator, with product MRYFVTLAQLEHYGKTAEKLKITQPGLSHAMASLEEELGVRLFEKEGRNIILNKYGKMFYDDVNKIINMLDVSVNSFQNISEGGGTISLAMIKPLAIKDIPKATHDFLDINKDKDIDFKFDTGVTKDIVEGLKSGIYDVGFCSKMEDETEVEFVPIKKQEMCAVVPYDHPLAKYKELNLKETIPYKQIIFSKSSGLRPVIDGLFEKIGEYPKVSYEVEEDSLIVGLVAQNFGIAILPKMYSIQYINVKAIPIIKPDWKSYFYIARMKNRYHSKASDSFFKHVCEEGL